In Alkalihalobacterium alkalinitrilicum, a genomic segment contains:
- a CDS encoding ThiF family adenylyltransferase: MVDNIGIDNEINKRYSRQILYGPIGRSGQEKILNSHVTIVGVGALGTVLANHMVRAGVGDLRIIDRDFVEESNLQRQMLYDENDASNHMPKVMAAAEKLSRINSQVRIEPVLADIHAVNAEKLLTGTDLILDATDNFQIRFLINDVSVKHRIPWIYGGAVSAKGMFAMIRPYETPCFRCLFHEPPPPGGTETCDMVGVLGPLVHIVASYQATEAIKYLVEDTESLNQNIEYLEIWKNKHSSFTITQTHNPKCPACAQQNFEFLYPTNIEEHFTVMCGRDTVQIVPTTERKLDLDELVQRYKSLGKVEKNKFLLRFHIGAYIMVFFTDGRVLIQGTEEIGLARSLYAKYVGM; this comes from the coding sequence ATGGTAGATAATATAGGTATCGATAATGAGATTAATAAAAGATATTCTAGACAAATCTTATACGGTCCAATAGGGCGTAGCGGTCAGGAAAAAATCTTGAATAGTCATGTTACAATTGTTGGAGTAGGGGCTTTAGGTACTGTGCTTGCCAATCATATGGTTCGAGCCGGGGTTGGTGATCTAAGGATAATTGATCGAGATTTTGTTGAAGAAAGTAACCTACAGAGGCAGATGTTATATGATGAAAATGACGCCTCTAATCATATGCCCAAAGTAATGGCAGCTGCTGAAAAGTTATCCCGGATTAATTCACAAGTACGAATTGAACCTGTACTTGCTGATATCCATGCAGTAAATGCGGAGAAACTGTTGACTGGAACGGATCTTATCTTGGATGCAACTGATAACTTTCAAATTAGATTTCTAATTAATGATGTAAGCGTGAAACACAGAATACCATGGATTTATGGTGGGGCAGTAAGTGCTAAAGGGATGTTCGCTATGATTCGCCCGTATGAAACACCTTGTTTTCGTTGCCTATTTCATGAACCTCCCCCACCAGGAGGAACGGAAACTTGTGATATGGTAGGGGTGCTCGGCCCACTTGTACATATTGTTGCTTCCTACCAAGCTACTGAAGCAATAAAATACCTAGTTGAAGATACGGAAAGTCTAAACCAAAATATTGAGTATTTGGAAATTTGGAAAAATAAACATTCTAGTTTTACTATTACTCAGACGCATAACCCAAAATGTCCCGCTTGTGCGCAGCAAAATTTCGAATTTCTATATCCGACAAACATAGAAGAGCATTTTACGGTTATGTGTGGTCGTGATACAGTGCAAATTGTACCTACTACTGAAAGAAAACTAGACCTTGATGAATTAGTACAACGATACAAATCATTGGGTAAGGTTGAAAAAAATAAATTTTTACTACGTTTTCATATAGGCGCTTATATTATGGTGTTCTTCACCGATGGCAGGGTGCTCATCCAAGGGACGGAAGAAATCGGATTAGCCCGATCGTTATATGCAAAATATGT
- the cofH gene encoding 5-amino-6-(D-ribitylamino)uracil--L-tyrosine 4-hydroxyphenyl transferase CofH yields MTKAIENLVNQEEKIINVKSVEQLLSSTSLNISRILDKALEEKEITVEEGIELFKANPAKDLNAIMLTANELRRRAVGDTITYVKTRNINFSNVCYTGCKFCAFAASEKDEDAYFVPLGEISQRAKDAWDIGATEVCIQGGLHPKIDGTYYHEILRSIKNVVPHMHIHAYSPFEIKFGAWKQGVTIEEHLKSLKDAGLDTIPGTAAEILDTEIRQQLTKDKLSAEEWVHIVKTAHKLGIRSTSTMMYGHIDGPEHWANHIGILREIQKETGGFTEFVPLGFVHYNTKLFNELGSRAGSTGIEDIMVTAVSRIMLYKWIDNIQVSWVKNGPKSCQIILNAGANDFGGTLMDETISRSAGAPFGENMDPKEFDRLIRDLGRTPAVRNTLYEILEYPK; encoded by the coding sequence ATGACGAAAGCAATTGAAAATCTAGTGAATCAAGAAGAGAAAATAATAAACGTCAAAAGTGTTGAACAACTATTAAGTTCAACTAGTCTAAATATTAGCCGAATTTTAGACAAGGCATTGGAAGAGAAGGAAATTACTGTAGAAGAAGGCATAGAACTTTTTAAAGCGAATCCTGCAAAAGATCTGAATGCGATCATGTTAACAGCGAATGAGTTAAGACGCAGAGCTGTGGGTGATACTATCACTTATGTTAAAACAAGAAACATCAATTTTTCAAATGTATGTTATACAGGTTGTAAATTCTGTGCGTTTGCGGCTTCTGAAAAGGATGAGGATGCGTACTTCGTTCCTCTTGGAGAAATTTCTCAACGTGCAAAAGATGCGTGGGATATCGGAGCTACAGAAGTATGTATTCAAGGAGGGCTTCATCCAAAGATAGACGGCACCTATTATCATGAGATACTTCGTTCAATAAAAAATGTCGTTCCACACATGCATATTCATGCTTACTCACCGTTTGAAATTAAATTTGGTGCCTGGAAACAAGGCGTTACGATAGAAGAGCATCTTAAGAGTTTAAAGGATGCAGGTTTAGACACAATACCTGGTACTGCTGCGGAAATACTTGATACTGAAATTCGCCAACAGTTAACAAAAGATAAACTTTCTGCTGAAGAATGGGTTCATATAGTAAAAACTGCACATAAACTAGGAATTCGTTCCACTTCTACAATGATGTATGGACATATAGACGGCCCCGAACATTGGGCAAATCATATTGGAATTCTTAGAGAGATTCAAAAAGAAACAGGAGGTTTTACTGAATTTGTTCCTTTAGGTTTTGTACACTATAATACAAAATTATTTAATGAGCTAGGATCTAGGGCTGGCTCAACGGGTATAGAGGATATCATGGTTACCGCGGTATCTCGTATTATGCTTTATAAATGGATTGACAATATTCAAGTTTCATGGGTTAAAAATGGTCCTAAGTCGTGTCAAATAATTTTGAATGCAGGTGCAAATGACTTTGGTGGTACCTTAATGGATGAAACTATTTCTCGTTCTGCTGGTGCTCCGTTTGGAGAAAATATGGATCCTAAAGAATTTGATCGTTTGATTAGGGACTTAGGTAGAACCCCTGCTGTTCGAAACACGCTCTATGAAATTTTAGAATATCCAAAGTAA